The segment ATGCAAATATCCTGTTGGAGAGCGTCACTGCGGATGCAAGTGATGAGAATATGCAAGCGCTGGTCTGTGTGGTTGCCATTGTCTACCTTAAAGTTTTGGGACCCTTGTGGCAGTTGCTGAAGAGTGATGGAGAATATTATCTTTTCAGTAGGTACATTTATTGCCTGTACGATAAACTCTTGGAATGGTCGAAAGATACGAGCCGCCTTATGCAGCCAGAAGCGTTATTGAACGTATTCTTACAGCTTCCAGTGCAAGAGAGCAATTTCAAGGGAGTGTTCAAATACTGTCGTGTCAATGCAGAGAACCAGTACGGCACTCTCGTGAGAGCTTGTTTACAGAAGATGATGAAAGCGCTCGCGGCCGTAATGGAGGAAAATCTCAAAGATTTCCTTCCCGGAGGAGAGTACTGCAAAGAGCTGCCTACAGAAATAACTGTGCAGATGTCTAACTGCACATTTTCACAGTTGATGGGGGAGTACCCATTTGGTCACGCATATCCGTATGAGAAGAACAGACCTGATAAAACTCCTGGTCAGGCAGGGGGGGGCATTTCCCAAGAGGCTGAAAGAGAACCTGCTCCCCAAACGACGGCGGACGAATCTACATCAACATCACCCGTAGTCATTTTACCTCCTGGTAAACCCATCCAAAAACAACAACGTCAAACGTTGAAACGCCCCCATGTCTTCAAAGGGCCGAATCTCCGCGATGCCAGAAAAATGAAGGTGAACAGACTAAAGCAAAAAGCTCAAGATCACGTTTATAAGAAAATGATTATCAGAGCGGTTTCCAAAAATGGCGGTCCGTGTAAAAGCCAGCAAGATGTCGAACGATTGCTCACGAAGTTAGAAGGTACAAGCCAGAGAGAGAAATGTGAGGCCTTCCGCTGTGAGCTGAACTATCAGAAGTGCATCATGGGTTCTAGAGACAAAAAACTGAATCACTTTGGTTTCTCGCTAACAGAAATGGTTTCTGCATTGAAGGATGTCTTGCCAAATGAGAAAGTGTCAGTTACAACACCAGCTGTACCAAAATTTGGTACAAGCAGAGGTTCAGACAGGCATAGTCCAACACTATCTACAACAACACCATCAGACCCTTAAAGCACTGGTTCACTGTTTAACAAGTGTATGGATATAAAACCTAAAAAGACTATTTCCATGAGACCTTCGAATTACCTTGACTGTCTTGTTGAAATCGTTCTTGCATTTGATACTTTTTTGCATATACGATTTTTTTGGTTTTAGATGTTCAGTATATCATTTTGTGTTCTATGACTCATCAATCAAGTGGTTTCTCACATTTCTTTCAATATGTTTGTAAGAAGTTTTGTAGaacatttgcatcaataaagatgtttttcttttaaacctACTTGTCCTGACTAtttcacattacattttgtttttaatgttatttaaaaaaatagttttattacTACTATTTAAGAACTAATTATTGCTGTAATTTCTAATAATACCGTCAGTGAGAAAATTTGAATCATTTAGCATCAACAAATGACACGCTTCTGTTTCATTGATAAGCTTAATTTTGAACACGTTGTTATATGGTCTTTACTGGTCAATTCATAGCAAATGACACAGTTTTGCTTGAGAAAAATTCACTTTAACAGCTGTCTGTGTAATTTGTAATGGGTGTAAAGTCAGTCACTATTAACCAAAGTAACCACAGATGTAGTTAATATAAAAGGTTTAAGTCATATATTAACTAGTTAACCACATAACTATCAGTTTGACTACCAGAATTTGTATACTCTCTTTtaatgtttaatcatttaattttgGGGCCATTCTGCATagtaaaaatgacttttaacTGATTTCTCCCCTTTTCCAGACATAAAAAGTCAATGGCAGCGGGATGGTTGGATCATGCCATTGTTACACACATTCTGGTGGCTTTGTTTGGATTGGGTTCATGGATCTCAGTGAACTCATTATGGGTTGAGCTGCCAATTGTTGTTGGTGTTCTACCTGAAGGTAAACGatgttttgaaatgaaataaatgaaaagcttTAATACCATTCATTCATCATAATAATAGTAAAATTGCTATGAATGTAAATATGCCTCAGCTGAATGTGATATGCTTCAAGTCACTTTGGTTTAAAGCGGCAAATCTATTGACTTGACAACTAAGGATGTGTCCTGTCTTTGTAGGGTGGAACCTGCCAGCGTATCTTTCAGTCCTGATTGCCTTTGGAAATCTGGGCCCGGTGGCTGTCACTTTAACACACCACTTCGCCCCAGGACGGCTGAATGAACGCGTGGTCATCCACGCCATACAAGTACTGGCCGTGATTGCGTCTGTGTTTCTTGCTATCTTCTGGTCCCATTTGGCCACGGTTGCAGGAGAGTCGAGATCTGTCCCATTCCTGCTGCTTACGTTCATACTGTCATTTGTTTGCTGCACGTCCAACGTGACCTTCCTTCCGTTCATGTACCGTTACCCCCCTCAATACATCCGGACGTTCTTCGTTGGCCAGGGTCTAAGCGCGCTCTTTCCCTGTGTGGTTGCTTTGGGGCAAGGCATAGGTAAACTAGAATGTGTCGAGACGCCCAACGGCACACAACCTGTGTATCTCAAGGAGAACTTCCCTGCCCAAAACTTCTTCTGGTTTCTGACCATGATGCTGGCTGTTTCTGCCCTGTCTTTCCTTGCTCTGACATACCGAGCGGTCACCCAGGCTGCGACAGAGGAAATTCATAAAAGAAAGCCGGAAACAGGTCAAACGGAAGAAGAAGAAACACACCCGTTACAAAACAGAGGTACACCAGTCTCAGAAGAACAGGTGGAAGTTGAAAAACATACTCCTGCTGTGTCCTTCTGGACATCACAGAATATCTATCTCCTCCTGCTGCTGGGAATCTCCAACGCACTGACCAATGGCGTGCTGCCGTCCGTGCAGAGTTTTTCTTGTTTGCCTTATGGCACCATGACCTTTCACCTCTCTGTTGTCTTAGGCAACATTGCAAACCCTGTGGCGTGCTTTGTGGCCATGTTTGTCCTGCTTAGGTAAGTTGTaatctttttctttatttgtgaaTGCAATGCTATAAcaaaattactgtaaaatatacaaaatgctttttatcaCATTTTAGAGCAGTGGAATATtcaattctttttttctcccGAAAATTTACTGTGTAGTGTAAGTTTGGTCAATTATGTATACTTTGTAGAACTGAAATCATTAAAGTGGTGTTATTTCAGGTCCAGCGCTGGTCTTAGTGTGATGTCACTAGGAGGTGGAGTTTGCGCTGCCTATCTCATGGCTCTGGCAGCACTCAGTCCTTGCCCACCACTTTTAGGAAGTCAGTCTGGAATCGCTCTGGTGGTTTGTATCTTATTTAGATCTTATTGTATCATATTCTGTTTTCTTTAACATGACACAAAATCTGTTCAATGTTTCACTTAATTTTCTCAAAAGATCTGATAAAGAGATATGAGATACTTATGgtttttaaatgtcatcttTCTTTAAAATCTAATAATTTGTATCACCTTTCAAGCGACTTTTAAACCGACATCGTTATTTTTTAACCCTTGATTATTCACCACACGTGAAAACACACTATCTGAACCCAAACCAGCTTGGTTACTTTCATAATTTACCTGTTTTGTCCAGATCCTCTCTTGGATCA is part of the Triplophysa rosa linkage group LG16, Trosa_1v2, whole genome shotgun sequence genome and harbors:
- the slc52a2 gene encoding solute carrier family 52, riboflavin transporter, member 2 isoform X2; translated protein: MAAGWLDHAIVTHILVALFGLGSWISVNSLWVELPIVVGVLPEGWNLPAYLSVLIAFGNLGPVAVTLTHHFAPGRLNERVVIHAIQVLAVIASVFLAIFWSHLATVAGESRSVPFLLLTFILSFVCCTSNVTFLPFMYRYPPQYIRTFFVGQGLSALFPCVVALGQGIGKLECVETPNGTQPVYLKENFPAQNFFWFLTMMLAVSALSFLALTYRAVTQAATEEIHKRKPETGQTEEEETHPLQNRGTPVSEEQVEVEKHTPAVSFWTSQNIYLLLLLGISNALTNGVLPSVQSFSCLPYGTMTFHLSVVLGNIANPVACFVAMFVLLRSSAGLSVMSLGGGVCAAYLMALAALSPCPPLLGSQSGIALVILSWIIFTGLFSYLKVVVGSLLHEAGHAALLWCGVFIQAGSLIGALTMFPLVSIYQVFQQAQDCTNKCP